Proteins encoded by one window of Deinococcus aestuarii:
- a CDS encoding metallophosphoesterase family protein — protein MTDPAASPSSDRPTRLLVVADHTHPFVYREGFPQGAPEVDLVLAAGDLPGSYLEFLASKLPVPVVYVHGNHGNEYVTEGETRAAPRGVTPAHGRVVTAAGLRVAGWGGVPRYRQGGEGQYTPLQARWGLTRLGWRARSGVDVLLTHAPPLGPHAGSDYAHRGCPELSAFIARHRPRLVVHGHIHEYEGRREEYTDAQTGARVVNAYGYRVLELPPRAREAAEGPGPMSKDGP, from the coding sequence ATGACCGACCCCGCCGCCTCCCCCTCCTCCGATCGGCCCACGCGGCTGCTGGTCGTCGCCGACCACACCCACCCCTTCGTGTACCGCGAGGGCTTTCCGCAGGGGGCGCCCGAGGTCGATCTGGTGCTCGCGGCGGGGGACCTGCCGGGCTCCTACCTGGAATTCCTGGCGAGCAAGCTCCCGGTGCCCGTCGTGTACGTGCACGGCAACCACGGCAACGAGTACGTGACCGAGGGCGAGACGCGCGCGGCGCCGCGCGGGGTGACCCCGGCCCACGGGCGGGTGGTCACGGCGGCGGGGCTGCGCGTCGCGGGCTGGGGCGGCGTGCCGCGCTACCGCCAGGGCGGCGAGGGCCAGTACACGCCCCTCCAGGCCCGCTGGGGGCTGACGCGCCTGGGCTGGCGGGCGCGGAGCGGAGTGGACGTGCTGCTCACCCACGCCCCGCCCCTCGGGCCGCACGCGGGCAGCGACTACGCGCACCGGGGCTGCCCCGAGCTTTCGGCGTTCATCGCCCGCCACCGCCCCCGCCTCGTCGTCCACGGGCACATCCACGAGTACGAGGGCCGCCGGGAGGAATACACCGATGCCCAGACCGGGGCGCGGGTGGTGAATGCCTATGGCTACCGGGTGCTCGAACTCCCGCCGCGTGCCCGGGAAGCCGCAGAGGGCCCCGGGCCCATGTCTAAAGACGGACCTTAA
- a CDS encoding DUF512 domain-containing protein — MTAAEVIQPRQEQATPGQVYPAPVKTVEPGSPAEQAGVRPGDLLLRVNGEAVTDVLAYRHHLSQGRAVLEMSRPVARPTVLSGVLGTAQDHHTLAYDPASPTFTFEVEWEDPGLEFEEVLFDGIKKCANKCDFCYVHQMPRGFRKSLYIMDDDYRLSFLYGSFVTLTNLTEGDINRILDENLSPLYVSVHTANQDLRQDLMKWWKLKVKDPQAVQIRSMIERLESIDLYTQIVLVPGRNDREHLDDTVEYLSSRPNVISAAVVPIGLTSHRTNLPDVRTFSREEAQDTLARLNRWRKQFLAERGTRFVFPSDELYLLAGEPLPTEEEYEGFPMLENGVGMIRDFLTEGLPDDLPTALPAPRKIILGTGSLFAESLDRAVEPLRAVEGLEIEVRAVENKTFGKVTTVAGLLTGRCFRHAVKPGEADLLIVPPTTLRYGTELMLDDTSLSELRAELRMDVRAGGATLGELARVIFENVASSGHQWGMSAHAVKDGGARGQA; from the coding sequence TTGACGGCAGCCGAAGTGATCCAACCCAGACAGGAACAGGCCACACCCGGGCAGGTCTACCCGGCTCCCGTGAAGACGGTCGAGCCCGGCAGCCCCGCCGAGCAAGCGGGTGTGCGCCCTGGAGACCTCCTGCTGCGCGTGAACGGCGAGGCCGTGACGGACGTGCTCGCCTACCGTCATCACCTCTCGCAGGGGCGGGCGGTGCTGGAGATGAGCCGCCCCGTCGCGCGCCCCACGGTGCTCTCCGGCGTGCTGGGCACCGCGCAGGACCACCACACCCTCGCCTACGACCCGGCCTCCCCCACCTTCACCTTCGAGGTCGAGTGGGAGGACCCGGGCCTGGAGTTCGAGGAAGTGCTGTTCGACGGCATCAAGAAGTGCGCGAACAAGTGCGACTTCTGCTACGTCCACCAGATGCCGCGCGGTTTTCGCAAGAGCCTCTACATCATGGACGACGACTACCGCCTGTCGTTCCTGTACGGCTCCTTCGTCACGCTGACCAACCTCACCGAGGGTGACATCAACCGCATCCTCGACGAGAACCTGTCGCCGCTGTACGTCTCGGTCCACACGGCCAATCAGGACCTGCGCCAGGACCTGATGAAGTGGTGGAAGCTCAAGGTCAAGGACCCCCAGGCCGTGCAGATCAGGTCCATGATCGAGCGGCTGGAGAGCATCGACCTCTACACCCAGATCGTTCTCGTGCCGGGCCGCAACGACCGTGAGCATCTGGACGACACGGTGGAGTATCTGAGCAGCCGACCCAACGTGATCAGCGCGGCGGTCGTGCCCATCGGCCTGACCTCGCACCGCACCAACCTCCCCGACGTGCGGACCTTCAGCCGGGAGGAGGCGCAGGACACCCTTGCCCGGCTGAACCGCTGGCGCAAGCAATTTCTAGCCGAGCGCGGGACCCGTTTCGTCTTCCCGTCGGACGAGCTGTATCTCCTCGCGGGCGAGCCGCTGCCCACCGAGGAGGAGTACGAGGGCTTCCCGATGCTCGAAAACGGCGTCGGCATGATCCGCGATTTCCTGACGGAAGGGCTGCCGGACGACCTGCCGACCGCGCTGCCTGCTCCTCGTAAGATCATTCTCGGGACCGGGAGCCTCTTCGCCGAGTCGCTGGACCGGGCGGTGGAGCCTCTGCGTGCCGTCGAGGGGCTGGAGATCGAGGTCCGCGCGGTCGAGAACAAGACCTTCGGCAAGGTGACCACGGTGGCGGGCCTGCTCACGGGGCGCTGCTTCCGTCACGCGGTGAAACCCGGCGAGGCCGACCTGCTGATCGTCCCGCCCACCACCCTGCGCTACGGCACCGAACTGATGCTTGACGACACCAGCCTGAGCGAGCTGCGCGCCGAGCTGCGGATGGACGTGCGGGCGGGCGGCGCGACCCTGGGCGAACTGGCCCGCGTGATCTTCGAGAACGTGGCGTCGAGCGGCCACCAGTGGGGCATGAGCGCCCACGCGGTGAAGGACGGCGGGGCGCGCGGGCAGGCGTAA
- the rocF gene encoding arginase has product MNVSILGIPMDLGAGRRGVDMGASALRNAHLAGRLRALGHSVTDLGDVPVALPETLDKHTNAGLVFLEPILDACRATVERIAALPEDAFPVTLGGDHSVSMGTVTGNARRGGRGGERTGVLWVDAHTDYNTPQTSPSGNIHGMPVAHLLGLGDPRLAGLGGGWHVRPEDVVMVGIRSVDSRERELLREAGIKAYTMKDVDQLGITRVTEEALERLSAVPRLHVSFDADALDPGVAPGVGTPVPGGLTYREGHLLMELLSESGRVTSLDIVEVNPVLDTRNQTAEVMVGMAASLLGQRIL; this is encoded by the coding sequence ATGAACGTCTCGATTCTGGGCATTCCGATGGACCTCGGCGCCGGGCGGCGCGGGGTGGACATGGGCGCCTCGGCCCTTCGCAACGCGCATCTGGCGGGCAGGCTGCGCGCCCTCGGCCACAGCGTCACCGACCTCGGCGACGTGCCCGTGGCCCTGCCCGAAACCCTCGACAAGCACACGAACGCCGGGCTCGTCTTTCTGGAGCCGATCCTCGACGCCTGCCGCGCCACCGTGGAAAGGATCGCCGCCCTGCCGGAGGACGCCTTTCCGGTCACCCTGGGCGGCGACCACTCGGTCAGCATGGGTACGGTGACGGGCAATGCGCGGCGGGGCGGGAGGGGGGGCGAGCGCACCGGCGTCCTCTGGGTGGACGCCCACACCGACTACAACACGCCGCAGACGAGTCCCAGCGGCAACATCCACGGCATGCCCGTCGCGCACCTCCTGGGGCTGGGCGACCCCCGGCTCGCCGGGCTGGGCGGCGGCTGGCACGTCCGCCCGGAAGACGTCGTGATGGTCGGCATCCGCAGCGTGGACTCCCGCGAACGCGAGCTGCTGCGTGAGGCGGGCATCAAGGCCTACACGATGAAGGACGTGGACCAGCTCGGCATCACCCGCGTCACGGAGGAGGCCCTGGAGCGCCTGTCCGCCGTGCCCCGCCTCCACGTCTCCTTTGACGCCGACGCCCTCGACCCCGGCGTCGCCCCCGGCGTGGGCACCCCCGTCCCCGGCGGCCTGACCTACCGCGAGGGCCACCTCCTGATGGAGCTGCTGTCCGAGTCGGGCCGCGTCACCAGCCTCGACATCGTGGAGGTCAACCCGGTGCTCGACACCCGCAACCAGACCGCCGAGGTCATGGTCGGCATGGCCGCGAGCCTGCTGGGGCAGCGGATTCTCTGA
- a CDS encoding TA system VapC family ribonuclease toxin, protein MSDLLDANLLLNAFRRDTPAHLASYGWLTRTLQEGEAVWTTSVNELALLRIVTLAALGSLAAPPERVFEFLAALHAQPNSRYLELGKAGLGRWRHLTLDLGLRGNGLNDAYLVALALEHRLTLVTADQGSRAFRGCGCSPLPEGASLNPGTPQTPAAPRPPATPRSRRGRRRARPRASPRPAR, encoded by the coding sequence ATGAGCGATTTGCTCGACGCCAACCTGCTGCTCAACGCCTTTCGACGGGATACCCCGGCCCACCTGGCGAGCTACGGGTGGCTCACACGCACCCTTCAGGAGGGCGAGGCCGTCTGGACGACCAGCGTCAACGAGCTTGCTCTCCTGCGAATCGTCACGCTCGCCGCCCTGGGGTCCCTGGCCGCCCCACCAGAACGTGTCTTCGAGTTCCTCGCCGCCCTGCACGCCCAACCCAACTCCCGCTACCTCGAACTCGGCAAGGCAGGGTTGGGCCGCTGGCGACACCTCACCCTTGACCTGGGCCTGCGCGGCAACGGCCTCAATGACGCCTACCTCGTCGCCCTCGCCCTGGAGCACCGACTGACGCTGGTAACGGCAGATCAGGGCTCACGCGCTTTCCGGGGCTGCGGGTGTTCACCTCTGCCTGAAGGAGCGTCCCTCAACCCGGGAACTCCACAAACTCCGGCGGCACCGCGTCCACCAGCCACACCCCGTTCTCGGAGAGGGAGAAGACGTGCCCGGCCCCGTGCATCTCCCCGGCCCGCACGGTGA
- a CDS encoding single-stranded DNA-binding protein has protein sequence MLHIEFITDLGARVTVDVESEGKLLDVQRQYGRLGWTSGDVPTGGYQFPLENEPDFDWSLIGARKWTNLEGEEMILHKGHAYRRRELEAVDSRKLKLPAAVKYSRGAKNADPDHVREKADGEFEYVTLAIFRGGRRQERYAIPGGAGAGRAPAQAAGAPRPAPARPQAAATRTATVPRVEDEETPF, from the coding sequence ATGCTGCATATCGAGTTCATCACCGACCTGGGTGCGCGGGTGACCGTGGACGTGGAGAGCGAAGGAAAGCTGCTGGACGTGCAACGCCAGTACGGACGCCTGGGCTGGACGAGCGGGGACGTGCCCACCGGGGGCTACCAGTTTCCGCTGGAGAACGAGCCGGACTTCGACTGGTCGCTGATCGGCGCCCGCAAGTGGACCAACCTCGAGGGCGAGGAGATGATCCTGCACAAGGGGCACGCCTACCGCCGCCGCGAGCTGGAGGCCGTGGACAGCCGCAAGCTGAAGCTGCCCGCCGCCGTGAAGTACTCCCGGGGCGCCAAGAACGCCGACCCCGACCACGTGCGCGAGAAGGCCGACGGCGAGTTCGAGTACGTCACCCTGGCGATCTTCCGCGGTGGCCGCCGCCAGGAGCGCTACGCCATCCCCGGCGGCGCGGGCGCGGGCCGTGCTCCAGCCCAGGCCGCGGGCGCCCCCCGCCCCGCCCCGGCCCGGCCCCAGGCCGCCGCCACCCGCACGGCGACGGTGCCGCGCGTGGAGGACGAGGAGACGCCGTTCTGA
- a CDS encoding GNAT family N-acetyltransferase: MSSTPPLPTPRLWLLPLTRPVVEARLRHETFRLSCDLGGQTVPVHFPPAWPGDLLPVFPLFLADLHFGRTDEVPGSWTLVERASHTAVGTVGTKGDPDAAGTVEIGYGLTPQARGQGLMTEAGRAFLTWLLARPGVRRVTAQTARGNRASERVLEKLGFVRTGQSWSVEDGPLTVWTYAGHLS; the protein is encoded by the coding sequence ATGTCCTCCACCCCGCCCCTGCCCACGCCCCGCCTGTGGCTGCTGCCCCTCACCCGCCCGGTGGTGGAGGCGCGGCTGAGGCACGAGACCTTCCGGCTCTCCTGCGACCTCGGCGGCCAGACGGTCCCCGTCCACTTCCCGCCCGCGTGGCCCGGCGACCTGCTGCCCGTCTTCCCGCTGTTTCTCGCCGACCTCCACTTCGGGCGGACGGACGAGGTGCCCGGCTCGTGGACCCTCGTGGAGCGCGCGTCCCACACCGCCGTGGGCACGGTCGGCACCAAGGGCGACCCGGACGCGGCGGGGACCGTCGAGATCGGCTACGGCCTGACTCCGCAGGCGCGCGGACAGGGCCTCATGACCGAGGCGGGGCGGGCCTTCCTGACCTGGCTCCTCGCCCGCCCCGGCGTGCGGCGGGTCACGGCGCAGACCGCCCGGGGCAACCGCGCGAGCGAGCGGGTGCTCGAAAAACTGGGGTTTGTGCGCACGGGACAGAGCTGGAGCGTGGAGGACGGGCCGCTGACAGTCTGGACCTACGCGGGGCACCTCTCATGA
- a CDS encoding vWA domain-containing protein — translation MARITRYSKFEGELDQLESSELMQMIQEALLGQGMNDPYDPDPDARPSMDDLFDAILEALAERNMIPEDMLMEAMQAGDVRETRLGQQIERLMDKLQQDGFIRKEFDDEPGQGGQGQTGESKFQLTDKSIDFLGYKSLRDLMGGLGRSSAGAHDTREYASGVEMTGELKNYEFGDTLNLDTTATLGNVMGKGFDNLEESDLVIRQAEYNSSAATVVLLDCSHSMILYGEDRFTPAKQVALALAHLIRTQYPGDTLKFVLFHDSAEEVPVAKLAQAQIGPYHTNTAGGLRLAQQLLKRENKDMKQIVMITDGKPSALTLPDGRIYKNAYGLDPYVLGATLREVANCRRSGIQVNTFMLARDPELVGFVRRVTEMTKGKAYFTTPHNIGQYVLMDFMTNKTKLVN, via the coding sequence ATGGCGCGCATCACGCGGTACAGCAAGTTCGAGGGCGAACTCGATCAGCTCGAATCCAGCGAGCTGATGCAGATGATTCAGGAGGCGCTGCTCGGGCAGGGGATGAACGACCCCTACGACCCCGATCCCGACGCCCGCCCCAGCATGGACGACCTCTTCGACGCCATCCTCGAAGCCCTCGCCGAGCGCAACATGATCCCCGAGGACATGCTGATGGAGGCGATGCAGGCCGGGGACGTGCGAGAGACCCGTCTCGGCCAGCAGATCGAGCGCCTGATGGACAAGCTCCAGCAGGACGGCTTCATCCGCAAGGAGTTCGACGACGAGCCGGGGCAGGGCGGGCAGGGCCAGACCGGCGAGTCCAAGTTCCAGCTCACCGACAAGAGCATCGACTTCCTGGGCTACAAGAGCCTGCGTGACCTGATGGGCGGGCTGGGCCGCTCCTCGGCGGGCGCCCACGACACGCGCGAGTACGCTTCCGGCGTCGAGATGACGGGTGAACTCAAGAACTACGAGTTCGGCGACACCCTTAACCTCGACACGACCGCCACCCTCGGGAACGTGATGGGCAAGGGGTTCGACAACCTCGAAGAATCCGACCTCGTGATCCGGCAGGCGGAGTACAACTCCTCGGCGGCCACCGTCGTGCTCCTCGACTGCTCGCACTCGATGATCCTGTACGGCGAGGACCGCTTCACGCCCGCCAAGCAGGTGGCGCTGGCGCTGGCGCACCTGATCCGCACCCAGTACCCGGGCGACACGCTGAAGTTCGTCCTCTTCCACGACTCCGCCGAGGAAGTTCCGGTCGCCAAGCTCGCCCAGGCACAGATCGGGCCGTACCACACGAACACGGCGGGGGGCCTGCGGCTGGCGCAGCAGCTCCTGAAGCGTGAGAACAAGGACATGAAGCAGATCGTGATGATCACCGACGGCAAGCCCTCGGCCCTCACGCTGCCCGACGGACGCATCTACAAGAACGCCTACGGGCTCGACCCCTACGTCCTCGGCGCCACCCTGCGCGAGGTCGCCAACTGCCGCCGCAGCGGCATCCAGGTCAACACCTTCATGCTCGCCCGCGACCCCGAACTCGTGGGCTTCGTGCGCCGTGTCACCGAGATGACGAAGGGCAAGGCGTACTTCACGACGCCGCACAACATCGGCCAGTATGTGCTGATGGATTTCATGACGAACAAGACGAAGCTGGTGAATTGA
- the paaI gene encoding hydroxyphenylacetyl-CoA thioesterase PaaI yields MSYADFLGMTVREATPGRTVVTLTVTPRGLNVHGTAHGGLLFSLADEAFAVISNLEAQAVAAETHLSFFRPARAGDELVAVATPERVGRTLATYRVEVRRGEQGEVLALFLGTVARREAPPPLG; encoded by the coding sequence ATGAGCTACGCCGACTTCCTGGGCATGACCGTGCGCGAAGCGACCCCGGGGCGCACGGTCGTCACCCTGACCGTCACCCCCCGCGGCCTGAACGTGCACGGCACCGCGCACGGCGGCCTGCTCTTCAGCCTCGCCGACGAGGCCTTTGCCGTCATCAGCAACCTGGAGGCGCAGGCGGTGGCCGCCGAGACCCACCTCAGCTTCTTCCGACCGGCCCGCGCGGGAGACGAACTCGTCGCGGTCGCCACCCCCGAGCGGGTGGGCCGCACCCTCGCCACCTACCGGGTCGAGGTCCGGCGCGGCGAGCAAGGGGAGGTTCTGGCGCTGTTCCTCGGTACGGTGGCGCGGCGGGAGGCCCCACCCCCCTTGGGGTGA
- a CDS encoding DinB family protein, with amino-acid sequence MPLTPSEVYARTFQSHREALMDLYAQLPEEHGPFRAWEGGMSLIGQADHLAGSSTMMLAMIAGESPARPAPGAGSASVAEVRERLRTTTDDVAAVIRALSPEDLARRVPAFGGREMPVTALLDALIGHEAHHKGQVWVMARMVGLKPPMFVKMG; translated from the coding sequence ATGCCCCTGACCCCCTCCGAGGTTTACGCCCGCACCTTCCAGTCGCACCGTGAGGCCCTGATGGACCTCTATGCCCAGCTTCCCGAGGAGCACGGCCCCTTCCGCGCCTGGGAGGGCGGCATGAGCCTGATCGGCCAGGCCGACCACCTCGCGGGCAGCAGCACGATGATGCTCGCCATGATCGCCGGTGAGAGCCCCGCCCGCCCCGCGCCCGGCGCCGGAAGCGCCAGCGTCGCCGAGGTGAGGGAGCGTCTGCGGACCACGACCGACGACGTTGCCGCCGTCATCCGCGCCCTGAGCCCCGAGGACCTCGCCCGCCGCGTGCCCGCCTTCGGGGGCCGCGAGATGCCTGTGACGGCCCTCCTTGACGCCCTGATCGGCCATGAGGCCCACCACAAGGGCCAGGTCTGGGTGATGGCGCGCATGGTGGGCCTGAAGCCGCCGATGTTCGTGAAGATGGGGTAG
- the mscL gene encoding large conductance mechanosensitive channel protein MscL has translation MIQGFRDFVLRGNVVDLAVGVVMGAAFGGVVTAFTQAFLDPLVRLAGGGRIAGTIVLRPPDVGLGIPPLVLDYGRFLTALITFLLTALVIYLFVVMPMNRINDRFKREEKPPVAEPSNEEKLLAEIRDELRRRPIDRPGIAD, from the coding sequence ATGATCCAGGGCTTCCGGGACTTCGTGCTGCGTGGCAACGTCGTCGATCTCGCGGTGGGTGTGGTCATGGGGGCGGCCTTCGGGGGGGTGGTGACGGCCTTCACCCAGGCTTTCCTCGATCCCCTGGTGCGTCTGGCGGGGGGAGGCCGGATCGCGGGGACCATCGTCTTGCGTCCGCCCGACGTGGGGCTGGGCATTCCGCCCCTGGTGCTCGACTACGGGCGCTTTCTGACCGCGCTGATCACCTTCCTCCTGACGGCGCTGGTGATCTACCTGTTCGTGGTCATGCCCATGAACCGCATCAACGACCGCTTCAAGCGGGAGGAAAAGCCCCCTGTCGCCGAGCCGAGCAACGAGGAAAAGCTCCTCGCCGAGATTCGGGACGAGTTGCGCCGCCGCCCCATCGACCGCCCCGGCATCGCCGACTGA
- a CDS encoding SIR2 family NAD-dependent protein deacylase — protein sequence MNLADVQAVLRSARRVAVLTGAGVSAESGIPTFRDAQTGHWARFRPEDLASPGAYRRDPETVWQWYAGRYADVTHAQPNPAHLLLAELERQKGADFFLATQNVDGLHARAGSGASGGRLVELHGNLTSARCEVCGTVAPLPAPESFTPPPTCPVCGSRMRPNIVWFGEYLPEDALEAATNAFREAEVALIVGTSGVVYPAAGLALEAREAGAVVIEVNPEETELTPYLNYSVRDVASRGLAALLEPDQSR from the coding sequence ATGAACCTCGCCGACGTCCAGGCCGTTCTCCGATCCGCCCGCCGGGTGGCCGTCCTGACCGGCGCGGGCGTGAGCGCCGAGAGCGGCATCCCCACCTTCCGCGACGCGCAGACGGGGCACTGGGCGCGCTTCCGCCCCGAAGACCTCGCCAGCCCCGGCGCCTACAGACGTGATCCGGAAACGGTGTGGCAGTGGTATGCGGGCCGCTACGCCGACGTGACACACGCCCAGCCCAACCCGGCGCACCTCCTGCTCGCCGAGTTGGAGCGGCAGAAGGGCGCGGACTTCTTCCTGGCGACCCAGAACGTGGACGGTCTGCACGCCCGGGCGGGAAGCGGGGCGAGCGGCGGGCGACTCGTCGAACTCCACGGCAACCTCACCTCCGCCCGCTGCGAGGTCTGCGGCACGGTCGCGCCCCTGCCCGCCCCGGAAAGCTTCACCCCGCCGCCGACTTGCCCCGTCTGCGGCTCGCGGATGCGCCCCAACATCGTGTGGTTCGGGGAATATCTGCCCGAGGACGCTCTGGAGGCGGCCACGAACGCCTTCCGGGAGGCCGAGGTCGCCCTGATCGTCGGCACGAGCGGGGTGGTATACCCGGCGGCGGGCCTCGCCCTGGAGGCGCGGGAGGCGGGCGCGGTGGTGATCGAGGTGAACCCGGAGGAGACCGAACTCACCCCGTACCTGAATTACAGCGTCCGCGACGTGGCCTCACGCGGGCTGGCGGCGCTGCTGGAACCGGATCAATCCAGGTAG
- a CDS encoding MerR family transcriptional regulator — MTDEKAHLLTTGAFSRASRLSLKALRLYDDLGLLPPERIEEASGYRYYTPGQVETARLIGLLRVIEMPLVNIRALLDVPPDARARLVEAHWAAARGLHTRRAAVARHLIHTLRGDPMPRTYDVQRRDVPAQTVVTTQRRLFLPDLSAFIGSAIDRLYAELRAQGAEPAGAPVVIYHGEVNADSDGPVEVCLPYTGTLRPSGDLTLREEPAHAEAFVTVRKADFEYHELMAAYDAVDRYARAHGTRNGLSVREVYPYDWEAVGPDDPAGEVACPYQPAEVRA, encoded by the coding sequence ATGACGGACGAAAAAGCACACCTCCTCACCACTGGCGCGTTCTCGCGCGCTTCCCGCCTGAGCCTCAAGGCGCTGCGGCTGTACGACGACCTCGGGTTGCTGCCGCCCGAGCGGATCGAGGAGGCCAGCGGCTACCGCTACTACACCCCCGGACAGGTGGAGACCGCCCGCCTGATCGGCTTGCTGCGCGTGATCGAGATGCCCCTGGTCAACATCCGCGCCCTGCTGGACGTGCCGCCCGACGCGAGGGCCCGCCTGGTGGAGGCGCACTGGGCCGCCGCCCGGGGGCTCCACACCCGGCGCGCCGCCGTCGCCCGACACCTGATCCACACCCTGAGAGGAGACCCCATGCCCCGCACCTACGACGTTCAGCGCCGCGACGTGCCCGCCCAGACGGTCGTGACGACCCAGCGGCGCCTCTTCCTGCCCGACCTCAGTGCCTTTATCGGTTCCGCCATCGACCGCCTGTACGCCGAGCTGCGCGCCCAGGGGGCCGAGCCCGCGGGAGCACCCGTCGTCATCTACCACGGCGAGGTCAACGCCGACTCCGACGGCCCGGTCGAGGTGTGCCTGCCCTACACCGGCACCCTGCGCCCCTCGGGCGACCTCACCCTGCGCGAGGAACCCGCCCACGCGGAAGCCTTCGTGACCGTCCGCAAGGCCGATTTCGAGTACCACGAGCTGATGGCGGCCTACGACGCAGTGGACCGCTACGCCCGTGCCCACGGCACCCGCAATGGCCTGTCCGTCCGCGAGGTCTACCCCTACGACTGGGAGGCGGTGGGCCCGGACGACCCGGCGGGCGAGGTCGCCTGCCCATACCAGCCCGCCGAGGTGAGGGCCTGA
- a CDS encoding DMT family transporter has translation MSPHTRGILLLVLVTALWGSTFAVVKELGELLPPSVLIAWRFLIASVALLPALGLARRVASPAPAPSARPLWRDGLMLGAWLIAGYGTQTIALQTTGANRAAFFTALSVVLVPVWLTFAQRRPLPLALWLALPLAVAGLALLSWEGGALVVGDAWALACAVTYAGFIIALERTAARHEALRFTLAQLLAVTALAWGWALLADPGRLWPPAAAWLPLLYLGVAATALTTLLQTVGQRRVSAAEASLIYALEPVTAALFSFLLIGERIGVRGALGGLLVVGATVLSQRAGGEPHPETPTPQAEG, from the coding sequence GTGTCTCCTCACACGCGCGGCATCCTCCTCCTCGTCCTCGTCACGGCGCTGTGGGGCAGCACCTTCGCGGTCGTCAAGGAACTTGGAGAACTCCTGCCGCCCAGCGTCCTGATCGCCTGGCGTTTCCTGATCGCGTCGGTGGCGCTGCTGCCCGCCCTGGGGCTGGCGCGTCGGGTCGCCTCCCCCGCCCCTGCCCCCTCCGCCCGTCCCCTGTGGCGCGACGGCCTGATGCTGGGCGCGTGGCTGATCGCCGGGTACGGCACGCAGACGATTGCCCTGCAAACGACGGGGGCGAACCGGGCGGCCTTTTTCACCGCGCTCAGCGTCGTGCTCGTGCCCGTGTGGCTCACCTTCGCCCAGCGCCGACCGCTTCCGCTCGCCCTCTGGCTGGCGCTGCCCCTCGCGGTGGCGGGCCTCGCGCTGCTCTCGTGGGAGGGCGGGGCGCTCGTCGTGGGGGACGCCTGGGCGCTCGCCTGCGCCGTCACCTACGCGGGGTTCATCATCGCGCTGGAGCGGACGGCGGCCCGCCACGAGGCCCTGCGCTTCACGCTGGCGCAGCTCCTCGCCGTGACGGCGCTCGCGTGGGGCTGGGCGCTCCTCGCCGACCCGGGAAGGCTGTGGCCGCCCGCCGCCGCGTGGCTCCCGCTGCTCTACCTGGGGGTCGCCGCCACCGCCCTCACCACCCTGCTCCAGACGGTCGGGCAGCGACGGGTGAGTGCGGCCGAGGCCAGCCTGATCTACGCGCTCGAACCCGTGACGGCCGCCCTCTTCAGCTTCCTCCTGATCGGCGAGCGGATCGGGGTGCGCGGCGCGCTGGGCGGGCTGCTCGTCGTCGGCGCGACCGTGCTCAGCCAGCGGGCGGGCGGCGAGCCCCACCCCGAGACGCCCACGCCCCAGGCGGAGGGGTAG
- a CDS encoding RNA 2'-phosphotransferase gives MTDEQLSRRLSYLLRHAPADLGVTLEPGGWAPVPAVLRHLRVSREQLERVVATNDKRRFTLDGERLRANQGHSVPVDLDLSPAVPPPVLYHGTHPAALPAIHREGLRRMSRHHVHLSPDPETARRVGARRGRPVVLTVRAGEMHGAGHVFSLSENGVWLVDAVPPEFVEFPG, from the coding sequence ATGACCGACGAACAACTTTCACGCCGCCTCTCCTACCTGCTGCGGCACGCGCCCGCGGACCTGGGCGTCACGCTCGAACCCGGCGGCTGGGCGCCCGTGCCGGCGGTGCTGCGCCACCTGCGCGTCTCCCGCGAGCAACTGGAGCGGGTGGTGGCGACGAACGACAAACGGCGCTTTACCCTCGACGGCGAGCGCCTCCGGGCCAACCAGGGGCACAGCGTCCCGGTCGATCTGGACCTCTCCCCCGCCGTTCCGCCCCCCGTGCTGTACCACGGCACCCACCCGGCGGCCCTGCCCGCCATCCACCGCGAGGGGCTGCGGCGCATGTCCCGCCACCACGTCCACCTCTCGCCCGACCCGGAGACGGCCCGGCGGGTGGGGGCGCGGCGCGGCAGGCCGGTGGTCCTCACCGTGCGGGCCGGGGAGATGCACGGGGCCGGGCACGTCTTCTCCCTCTCCGAGAACGGGGTGTGGCTGGTGGACGCGGTGCCGCCGGAGTTTGTGGAGTTCCCGGGTTGA